The following proteins are co-located in the Flavobacterium sp. CECT 9288 genome:
- a CDS encoding DUF202 domain-containing protein has translation MEDIKPANKDLILREKLALQRTTLANQSTFLSFLRTSMYFLIAGLSLRNLLMIENSLLIEIALFITSFIIFVFGTVNYFKHKKSITENKKHIGDYQLEYYKL, from the coding sequence ATGGAAGACATAAAACCAGCAAACAAAGACTTAATTTTAAGAGAAAAATTAGCATTACAACGAACTACTTTGGCTAATCAATCTACTTTTCTTTCCTTTTTGAGAACGTCAATGTATTTTTTGATCGCAGGTTTGAGCTTGAGAAATTTATTGATGATTGAAAATAGTTTACTAATTGAGATAGCACTTTTTATTACTTCCTTTATCATTTTTGTTTTTGGAACAGTGAACTATTTTAAGCACAAAAAATCCATTACAGAAAATAAAAAACACATTGGTGACTATCAATTAGAATATTACAAATTATAA
- a CDS encoding YeeE/YedE family protein, whose amino-acid sequence MLELIKEPWPWYIAGPLVGLTVPALLIIGNKSFGISASLRHTCAMCLPANIKFFKYDWKKEIWNMFFVFGILLGGILAYSFLSNPNPIIIDGNLQTELAGYGITEIYGMLPEQLFSWESLFTLKGFFMMVVGGFFIGFGSRYAGGCTSGHAISGLSNLQIPSLIATCCFFIGGLIMANLILPFILSL is encoded by the coding sequence ATTTTAGAATTGATCAAAGAACCTTGGCCGTGGTATATTGCAGGCCCATTAGTTGGACTTACAGTTCCAGCTTTGTTAATCATTGGCAACAAATCATTTGGTATCAGCGCCTCATTACGTCATACCTGTGCCATGTGCTTACCAGCAAACATCAAATTTTTCAAATACGATTGGAAAAAAGAAATCTGGAATATGTTTTTTGTTTTCGGTATTTTATTGGGTGGCATACTTGCTTACAGCTTTTTGTCAAATCCTAATCCGATTATCATTGATGGAAATCTACAAACCGAATTAGCAGGCTATGGCATAACTGAAATTTACGGAATGTTGCCAGAACAATTATTCTCGTGGGAAAGTTTGTTTACACTCAAAGGATTTTTCATGATGGTCGTTGGTGGTTTTTTCATTGGTTTTGGTTCTCGTTATGCAGGAGGTTGCACAAGTGGTCACGCTATTTCTGGTTTGTCTAATTTACAAATACCATCATTAATTGCAACATGTTGTTTCTTCATTGGCGGATTGATTATGGCAAACCTTATTTTACCATTTATTCTTTCACTTTAA
- a CDS encoding rhodanese-like domain-containing protein, whose amino-acid sequence MFTIFKNMFSKKDTTQMEKIIKEGAFLVDVRTAAEFAEGNVKGSANIPLDKVASQLEKFKGKEHIIVFCRSGNRSGQAKMILEQNGFKNVTNGGTWQDVNEMIHK is encoded by the coding sequence TCAAAAAAAGACACCACACAAATGGAAAAAATAATAAAAGAAGGTGCGTTTCTTGTAGATGTTCGCACAGCAGCAGAATTTGCTGAAGGTAACGTAAAAGGCTCTGCCAATATTCCTTTGGATAAAGTGGCAAGCCAACTAGAAAAATTCAAAGGAAAAGAACATATAATTGTTTTCTGCCGAAGCGGTAATCGCAGTGGTCAAGCCAAAATGATTTTGGAACAAAATGGTTTCAAAAACGTTACCAATGGCGGAACTTGGCAGGATGTAAACGAAATGATTCATAAATAG
- a CDS encoding DUF6691 family protein produces MNIKDQNTDFETRSLDTVCINESQLQNKWYHNLKYLVIGILFGIVFIKAEIISWYRIQEMFRFQSFHMYGVIGSAVVVGIISVFLLKKFNIKTIYGEKIEFHDKTFNKGQVYGGLIFGLGWAVTGACPGPLFAQIGTGATVMIVTLFFAIVGTWVYGYFRDKLPH; encoded by the coding sequence ATGAATATAAAAGATCAAAATACAGATTTCGAAACACGTTCACTAGACACCGTTTGTATTAACGAAAGCCAATTGCAAAACAAATGGTACCATAATTTAAAATATCTTGTCATTGGTATCTTGTTTGGAATTGTTTTCATCAAAGCAGAAATTATCAGTTGGTACCGAATTCAGGAAATGTTTCGTTTCCAATCTTTTCACATGTACGGCGTAATTGGAAGTGCAGTTGTTGTGGGAATAATATCCGTTTTCCTGCTAAAAAAATTCAATATCAAAACCATTTATGGAGAAAAAATTGAGTTCCACGACAAAACATTCAACAAAGGACAGGTTTATGGTGGACTTATCTTTGGGTTGGGTTGGGCAGTAACCGGAGCTTGTCCAGGACCGTTGTTTGCACAAATTGGAACGGGAGCCACCGTGATGATTGTAACCCTATTCTTTGCAATCGTTGGAACATGGGTTTATGGATATTTTAGAGATAAACTGCCTCATTAA